CGGGTCAACCGGGCCAAGGGTGATGCATCAAGGTTCACAGCCCAATACAAGGAATACGCCCAGGCAAAGGACGTTACCAAGCGCAGGCTTTACCTCGAAACTTTAAATAACCTTTTTCCCAAACTGGGCCAGAAATACATCATTGACGCCAATCAGAAAAACTTTTTACCTTTACTTAACCTCGGACAACCAGGAATACAAAAATGAAATCTAAAGGTTTAATCATCATTGTAGCTGCCATCGTCCTTTTCTTCGGCTTTGCTTCGGCCTATGTGGTCGATGAGACCGAACAGGTCGTCGTCACCCAATTCGGCAAGGTCATTGGAAGCCCCAAAACAGAACCGGGTTTATATTTTCGTTTGCCGTTTATCCAGAACACCAATTATTTCCCCAAGAATCTGCTGTCTTGGGACGGCGACCCCGGTCAAATCCCCACCCTGGATAAGACCTTCATCTGGGTCGACACCTTTGCCCGCTGGAAAATCGTCGACCCCGTTAAATTTTTCCAGACCCTCAATAATACCGTAAGCGCCATGGGGCGTCTGGATGATATCATCGATCCGGCCGTAAGGAATTTTATTACATCCTATCCCCTCATAGAAACGGTTCGTCAGAGCAACCGCGAACTGGACACCTTTGAGCTCGGTCTGGAAGATGTCAAGAAAGAAAAATCATATAAAATCACCACCGGCCGGGAAGTCATTACCCAGAACATACTGCAACAGGCTCAGCCCAAACTGCTCGAATTCGGTATTGAACTGGTGGATGTGAAGCTCAAGCGCGTCAACTATGTGGAGCAGGTTAGAGACTCCGTCTATGGCCGGATGATTGCCGAACGTAAGCAGATAGCCGAAAAATTCCGATCGGAGGGTAAAGGCGAGGCCCAGAAAATACGAGGTGAAAAAGAACGTGATTTAAAACAGATCACCTCGGAAGCCTACCGCACCGCCCAGGAAATAATGGGAAAAGCGGATGCCGAAGCGACCAAGCTGTATGCCCAGGCCTACAATGCGGATCCGGAATTTTATTCTTTTGTCAAAACACTGGAAATATATAAAGACGTCCTTGACGATAAAAATTCGCTGATACTGTCAACCGATTCGGAATTTTTAAAATATTTTAAGGGGTATTCCCAAAAACCCTAAGACAACCTAAGACAAATAGAAAAGCACCGACCCTTGCTGGGTGTCGGTGCTTTTCCCATTTCTGGATTCATCGAGAGCGCCGGAAATCATTATTTACCTTTTCTTCTCTGATGCCGCGTTCGGGCTAAAAGCTTTCTGTGTTTATGTTTTCGCATTTTTTTCCTGCGTTTTTTGACTACAGATCCCAACCCATCACCTCCAATCTGTTCGGTTTAAGTACAAAATGATTTAGTACCACCTTTAAACCGTGATTGTCCATATTTTTTTTATTTATTTAATGAAAATGTTTCCCCCCTTTTTTCATATACGACCCTGGTAATGGATTGAATCGTTGGGGGGCATGTGATATTAATATTTTTTTAAAAAAATGGACTTTCTTTAATGGCGCCACCCATTATGCCGAAATCTCTGAAGAAATTTACCGCTGTCCAGATAAAGGTCGTCAACAATTCTGTTGCCCTGGCTGAAGAGCTGGTCAGTGAGCACTACAAAATGTCCGCCGGTCAGTGGTTGCGGCCCAAGTATGACGTTAAAACCCTGGCGGACTTGAGCCCCCCTGAAATTGTCCACGGCCCTTTCGCCCAGATCATTCGGTATAAGGGACGGAGAAATGACAAGTCCCTGGAATCGTCAACCTATGATTTTTACAAAATCTGCCTCCAGGACCACTTTATCCTTTCCGCCATGAAAAGTTCCGGCCATTTAAAGCTCTTTCCATTTGTGCTGTATATTGTGGCGCACGAATTAATCCATATTGTCCGGTTCAGTAAGTTTCTGCAAAATTTTAATGCCACCCCGGCGGAAATACTTGCGGAGGAAACCCGTGTCCATGAAACCACCCACAAAATACTCAGTAAGCTGCCGATAAACGATTTGCCGCCGGTCCTGGCGTTTTATGAAAAATGGCGCACCCCCATTGAAGGCATCCTGAGCCCTTAAATGCTTATTTCCGCCGGGTCCGTTAGGGGTTATAAAAACATCATAAAAAAAACTGTTTAGTGCCTTGACATCATCTAAACATTAGTTATATTTAGTAAGATTCATTTGCAAAGTAGCTTTTTTGATTTACAGGAGGTTCTACCCCATGCCCATTTATGAATTTGAATGTACCAAATGCGGCGCCATGGAAGAAGTTTTTCAAAAGCTTTCCGAAAAACCGCTTTTAAAATGCAAACACTGTTCCGGAAAACTGCATAAGCTTATTTCACAAAGCAGCTTTCACCTGAAAGGAACAGGTTGGTATGTAACCGACTATGCCAATAAATCACGATCAACGGCCACAAATCAGAAAAAGGAAGAAAAAAAATCCAGCGAAAAACCCGATACGTCCGTCAAAGTCACCGACAGTAGCACCTAAATTTCAAAGCGCTACTGTTTTTTATTTAGAAAATCTACAAAAAGACAAAAAATTCAGACACATCCCTTTACAACTGAATATTTATGATTACAGTGTACGACTGAATATGTGTGATTACAGTGTAACAAAACCAATCTAAAAAGGAGAATTTAGACCATGAAGCTGAGACCATTACAGGATCGAATTTTGGTAAAACGGGTAGAGGAAGAAGCCAAGACCAAGGGCGGAATTATTATTCCGGACACTGCAAAGGAGAAACCGGCCGAGGGCAAAGTCATCGCGGTCGGCAATGGAAAACTGGATGACGACGGCAAACGGATACCCCTTGAAATAAAAAAAGGCGACCGCATTCTGTTCGGCAAATATTCAGGCACCGAGGTTAAAATTGAAGGTGTTGAGCATTTGATTATGCGTGAAGAAGACGTTCTGGCTGTGATAGAATAACATTTTTAAATTAAATGATGGAGGATAGATCAAGATGGCGAAACAGATTAAATATGACATGAAAGCACGCGAGGCGATGCTCAAAGGTGTAAAAACACTTGCAGATGCAGTCGTCGTGACTCTGGGACCCAAGGGCAGAAACGTCGTAATCGACAAGTCCTGGGGCGCACCGACCGTTACCAAAGACGGTGTAACGGTTGCCAAAGAGGTTGAACTGGAAGACAAGTTCGAAAACATGGGCGCGCAGATGGTTAAAGAAGTGGCCAGCAAAACCAGCGATATGGCGGGTGACGGCACGACAACGGCAACCATCCTGGCCAGAGCCATTTACGAAGAAGGCCAGAAGCTGGTTGCAGCCGGCAACAACCCCATGGCGATCAAACGCGGCATTGAAAAGGCC
This window of the Desulfobacterales bacterium genome carries:
- the hflC gene encoding protease modulator HflC; this encodes MKSKGLIIIVAAIVLFFGFASAYVVDETEQVVVTQFGKVIGSPKTEPGLYFRLPFIQNTNYFPKNLLSWDGDPGQIPTLDKTFIWVDTFARWKIVDPVKFFQTLNNTVSAMGRLDDIIDPAVRNFITSYPLIETVRQSNRELDTFELGLEDVKKEKSYKITTGREVITQNILQQAQPKLLEFGIELVDVKLKRVNYVEQVRDSVYGRMIAERKQIAEKFRSEGKGEAQKIRGEKERDLKQITSEAYRTAQEIMGKADAEATKLYAQAYNADPEFYSFVKTLEIYKDVLDDKNSLILSTDSEFLKYFKGYSQKP
- a CDS encoding AURKAIP1/COX24 domain-containing protein, with translation MGSVVKKRRKKMRKHKHRKLLARTRHQRRKGK
- a CDS encoding zinc ribbon domain-containing protein codes for the protein MPIYEFECTKCGAMEEVFQKLSEKPLLKCKHCSGKLHKLISQSSFHLKGTGWYVTDYANKSRSTATNQKKEEKKSSEKPDTSVKVTDSST
- the groES gene encoding co-chaperone GroES — translated: MKLRPLQDRILVKRVEEEAKTKGGIIIPDTAKEKPAEGKVIAVGNGKLDDDGKRIPLEIKKGDRILFGKYSGTEVKIEGVEHLIMREEDVLAVIE